Proteins encoded together in one Mobula birostris isolate sMobBir1 chromosome 7, sMobBir1.hap1, whole genome shotgun sequence window:
- the LOC140200229 gene encoding interleukin-18 receptor 1-like isoform X2, which translates to MDAKYLALIIFCYILGRIQGCLIGKCFSKSPARVFVTEGQHVRLACNLCNASTPLDMSSLQACRFNITWYKHTSEGGHKNILGEAGRITYEETSLGFWPVFVNDTGSYSCSVFNRTYNVSSAVTSLNVHKYEQLCDVHFFDHVETIGKEHKLSCPNLEIYNSNEDNIMWVKNCKDKVHTGNTYTISKVEEKNAGNYTCVLTLGKDGMQYNVTRTIRLKTRDHIERFIPKLIYPGRREQIDVELGVATEIKCKAILGYKNNEHCMLYWLFKERDFDVNGEDPVYESRKSPVIEGNRTYQINTLVFKRIEAEHLNEPFICKLSCPETDLNGTVTLLEKGKRDCSLIFLLLFTTLAVIIIIAVVYARFKIDLALCFRDLISMDETLQDSKEYDAYVLLLKSKEALICAEVEAFALKLLPTILEQKFGYRLCIFERDVLPGTGSHIARNLKEPN; encoded by the exons ATGGACGCGAAATATTTGGCACTGATAATATTCTGTTATATTTtgggaagaattcaag GATGTCTGATTGGCAAGTGTTTTTCAAAAAGCCCTGCACGAGTATTCGTTACTGAAGGGCAGCATGTCCGTTTAGCATGTAATCTGTGTAATGCATCCACTCCACTTGATATGAGCAGCCTTCAAGCATGCAGATTTAACATCACCTGGTACAAACATACTTCTGAAGGCGGTCATAAAAACATTTTAGGAGAAGCAGGCAGGATTACATATGAAGAAACCTCATTAGGATTTTGGCCTGTCTTTGTGAATGACACTGGGAGTTATAGTTGTTCTGTCTT CAATAGAACTTATAATGTTAGTAGTGCCGTCACATCTTTGAACGTACACAAGTATGAACAATTATGCGATGTCCACTTCTTTGATCATGTGGAAACTATTGGAAAAGAACATAAGCTGTCCTGTCCAAATCTGGAAATTTACAACAGCAATGAAGATAATATTATGTGGGTGAAG AACTGCAAGGACAAAGTTCACACAGGGAATACATACACCATTAGCAAAGTAGAGGAAAAGAATGCTGGAAATTACACATGTGTACTCACCCTAGGAAAAGATGGAATGCAATATAATGTTACAAGAACAATAAGACTGAAGACCAGAG atcatATTGAACGATTTATACCAAAATTAATTTATCCTGGTAGGAGAGAACAAATTGATGTTGAGCTTG gagTTGCAACAGAAATTAAATGCAAAGCTATTCTTGGCTACAAAAACAATGAACACTGCATGCTGTATTGGTTATTTAAGGAGAGGGACTTTGATGTAAATGGAGAAGATCCTGTCTATGAAAGCCGTAAGAG TCCTGTCATAGAAGGCAATAGAACATATCAGATAAACACCCTGGTGTTCAAAAGAATTGAAGCGGAGCATCTGAATGAACCTTTCATTTGTAAATTAAGTTGTCCAGAGACTGACTTAAATGGCACTGTCACACTTCTGGAAAAAG GCAAACGTGACTGTAGTCTAATATTCCTGCTACTGTTTACAACCTTGGCTGTTATCATTATTATAGCAGTGGTCTATGCCAGGTTCAAAATAGACTTGGCCCTTTGCTTCAGGGACTTAATTTCCATGGATGAAACTCTACAAG ACAGTAAGGAGTATGATGCCTATGTATTGCTTCTTAAGAGTAAAGAGGCTCTCATCTGCGCTGAGGTAGAAGCTTTTGCTTTGAAACTATTACCCACAATTCTAGAACAAAAATTTGGCTATCGCTTGTGCATTTTTGAACGTGATGTTCTTCCTGGAACAG gcagccacatagcaagaaacctgaaagaacccaactaa
- the LOC140200229 gene encoding interleukin-18 receptor 1-like isoform X1 — MDAKYLALIIFCYILGRIQGCLIGKCFSKSPARVFVTEGQHVRLACNLCNASTPLDMSSLQACRFNITWYKHTSEGGHKNILGEAGRITYEETSLGFWPVFVNDTGSYSCSVFNRTYNVSSAVTSLNVHKYEQLCDVHFFDHVETIGKEHKLSCPNLEIYNSNEDNIMWVKNCKDKVHTGNTYTISKVEEKNAGNYTCVLTLGKDGMQYNVTRTIRLKTRDHIERFIPKLIYPGRREQIDVELGVATEIKCKAILGYKNNEHCMLYWLFKERDFDVNGEDPVYESRKSPVIEGNRTYQINTLVFKRIEAEHLNEPFICKLSCPETDLNGTVTLLEKGKRDCSLIFLLLFTTLAVIIIIAVVYARFKIDLALCFRDLISMDETLQDSKEYDAYVLLLKSKEALICAEVEAFALKLLPTILEQKFGYRLCIFERDVLPGTASVDEILYYINKSRTLIIILCAEYIANDSSMYGLMTGLHQALVEGLIKPILIEYIPIRDITFLPLSLQLILKSDRTVKWTNESQPQNSYFWKKIRYLMPAKYTKAAKRS; from the exons ATGGACGCGAAATATTTGGCACTGATAATATTCTGTTATATTTtgggaagaattcaag GATGTCTGATTGGCAAGTGTTTTTCAAAAAGCCCTGCACGAGTATTCGTTACTGAAGGGCAGCATGTCCGTTTAGCATGTAATCTGTGTAATGCATCCACTCCACTTGATATGAGCAGCCTTCAAGCATGCAGATTTAACATCACCTGGTACAAACATACTTCTGAAGGCGGTCATAAAAACATTTTAGGAGAAGCAGGCAGGATTACATATGAAGAAACCTCATTAGGATTTTGGCCTGTCTTTGTGAATGACACTGGGAGTTATAGTTGTTCTGTCTT CAATAGAACTTATAATGTTAGTAGTGCCGTCACATCTTTGAACGTACACAAGTATGAACAATTATGCGATGTCCACTTCTTTGATCATGTGGAAACTATTGGAAAAGAACATAAGCTGTCCTGTCCAAATCTGGAAATTTACAACAGCAATGAAGATAATATTATGTGGGTGAAG AACTGCAAGGACAAAGTTCACACAGGGAATACATACACCATTAGCAAAGTAGAGGAAAAGAATGCTGGAAATTACACATGTGTACTCACCCTAGGAAAAGATGGAATGCAATATAATGTTACAAGAACAATAAGACTGAAGACCAGAG atcatATTGAACGATTTATACCAAAATTAATTTATCCTGGTAGGAGAGAACAAATTGATGTTGAGCTTG gagTTGCAACAGAAATTAAATGCAAAGCTATTCTTGGCTACAAAAACAATGAACACTGCATGCTGTATTGGTTATTTAAGGAGAGGGACTTTGATGTAAATGGAGAAGATCCTGTCTATGAAAGCCGTAAGAG TCCTGTCATAGAAGGCAATAGAACATATCAGATAAACACCCTGGTGTTCAAAAGAATTGAAGCGGAGCATCTGAATGAACCTTTCATTTGTAAATTAAGTTGTCCAGAGACTGACTTAAATGGCACTGTCACACTTCTGGAAAAAG GCAAACGTGACTGTAGTCTAATATTCCTGCTACTGTTTACAACCTTGGCTGTTATCATTATTATAGCAGTGGTCTATGCCAGGTTCAAAATAGACTTGGCCCTTTGCTTCAGGGACTTAATTTCCATGGATGAAACTCTACAAG ACAGTAAGGAGTATGATGCCTATGTATTGCTTCTTAAGAGTAAAGAGGCTCTCATCTGCGCTGAGGTAGAAGCTTTTGCTTTGAAACTATTACCCACAATTCTAGAACAAAAATTTGGCTATCGCTTGTGCATTTTTGAACGTGATGTTCTTCCTGGAACAG ctTCTGTCGATGAAATTCTTTACTACATCAACAAATCCAGAACCTTGATTATAATACTCTGTGCTGAATATATAGCAAATGACAGTTCTATGTATGGCTTGATGACAGGTCTTCATCAAGCCTTGGTCGAGGGGTTAATAAAGCCAATACTCATTGAATATATTCCAATAAGAGACATTACATTTTTACCACTGTCACTTCAGCTTATTCTGAAATCAGACAGGACAGTGAAGTGGACAAATGAATCTCAACCACAGAATTCATACTTTTGGAAAAAGATAAGATACCTTATGCCAGCAAAATACACTAAAGCAGCCAAGCGCTCATGA